A single genomic interval of Hyphomicrobium methylovorum harbors:
- a CDS encoding lytic transglycosylase domain-containing protein, translated as MAGFSVPASAQGTPSISPAPTISAAEKQHLAKLDAALAPLLSVTPSSGDASRLREASAAVRKRDIDAFMDARNGISDPVARKLADWIRLRWGLGKPAEFQAFLRDNPLWPNREMITQRLEEALFKDGGSAQEIKDFLKNGGPQTGVGNAALASAYLAEGNTQKARALAAKVWREMTIAPELESGFIARFGKLLTPADHKWRFDRMVTNNVRFAANRVERAAAAKRLIPLLPASEQKIATARLAVFNRAKNADSQLAAVSSGESDDHGLDFHRVQMLRKAGKIEEASRIILSVPTDPKKIAELDEWWAERRELAYGALKAGKMQLAYRLVKDAGPLSVNPLKDQTFMAGWIALRYLNNPTAAERHFQDMAKAADGPLSRAKSAYWLGRVSDARGDRAGAMARYQLAAKNPDTFHGLLAMQVLDPERRSIKITPPALPTAEQIRNFNTLDAAKALIIAGKANLSRAYTRSFLTGLQSAFPSEAEGGIIAHIAEVLGDPQMSLRLAKSSVARGQNLLMYSYPVKPFPAYKPLRPPPETALLLGIARQETEFEPQTISGAGAKGMLQVMTITANHVCRDYKIKCQIAKLTTDTPYNVMIASAYIADRMQDFKGSYVLGLAGYNAGPGRARQWIRENGDPRDPNVDTVDWIERIPFKETREYVTKVLANIQIYRSRLGDTKNALRMQQDLIRIHDGQSTGSANTRARPSGNEG; from the coding sequence GCCGGGTTTTCGGTGCCTGCCAGCGCGCAGGGCACGCCGAGCATCAGCCCAGCCCCTACAATCTCTGCTGCCGAAAAGCAGCACCTCGCAAAGCTTGACGCCGCTCTCGCTCCCTTGTTGTCGGTGACACCCTCGTCCGGCGATGCGAGTCGCCTTCGTGAGGCCTCTGCTGCGGTCCGTAAGCGCGACATCGATGCGTTCATGGATGCCCGTAACGGGATCTCAGATCCGGTTGCCCGCAAACTTGCCGACTGGATCCGTCTCCGGTGGGGTCTTGGCAAGCCTGCGGAGTTTCAGGCGTTCCTGCGAGACAATCCACTCTGGCCAAATCGCGAGATGATTACGCAGCGGCTGGAGGAAGCGCTTTTCAAAGATGGCGGTAGCGCGCAGGAGATCAAGGACTTCCTGAAGAACGGCGGCCCGCAGACGGGCGTCGGCAATGCGGCCCTTGCCTCCGCGTATCTCGCGGAAGGGAACACGCAGAAAGCTCGCGCTCTCGCTGCGAAAGTGTGGCGCGAGATGACGATCGCGCCGGAGCTTGAAAGCGGGTTCATTGCGAGATTCGGGAAGCTGTTGACGCCTGCCGATCACAAGTGGCGCTTCGACCGGATGGTAACGAACAACGTCCGCTTTGCAGCCAACCGCGTTGAACGAGCGGCGGCAGCGAAGCGGCTCATTCCGCTGCTTCCCGCGTCTGAGCAGAAAATCGCAACCGCGCGGCTCGCTGTTTTCAACAGGGCAAAGAACGCTGACAGCCAACTGGCCGCTGTCTCTTCCGGTGAGAGCGACGATCACGGGCTCGACTTTCATCGCGTGCAGATGCTGCGCAAAGCCGGAAAGATAGAGGAAGCATCCCGCATCATTCTCTCGGTTCCGACCGATCCCAAAAAGATTGCCGAACTTGATGAGTGGTGGGCGGAGCGGCGCGAACTCGCGTATGGCGCGCTCAAGGCTGGAAAAATGCAGCTTGCCTACCGGCTCGTGAAGGACGCCGGACCGCTCAGCGTGAACCCGCTCAAAGATCAGACGTTCATGGCGGGCTGGATTGCACTGCGCTACCTCAACAATCCGACGGCTGCGGAACGTCACTTCCAGGACATGGCGAAAGCCGCCGATGGTCCGTTAAGCCGCGCGAAATCCGCTTATTGGCTCGGTCGCGTGTCAGATGCTCGCGGCGATCGTGCAGGCGCAATGGCTCGGTATCAGCTCGCCGCGAAGAACCCGGACACGTTCCACGGGCTTCTCGCGATGCAAGTTCTGGATCCCGAACGCCGGTCGATCAAGATCACGCCGCCCGCGCTTCCGACCGCGGAGCAGATCCGTAATTTCAATACGCTCGACGCTGCGAAGGCGTTGATCATTGCTGGCAAGGCCAATCTATCGCGCGCCTATACGCGGAGCTTTTTGACCGGATTGCAGAGCGCGTTCCCGAGCGAAGCCGAAGGCGGCATCATTGCCCATATCGCCGAAGTTCTCGGCGATCCGCAGATGTCGCTCCGGCTGGCGAAAAGCTCGGTGGCGCGTGGGCAGAATCTGCTCATGTATTCGTATCCGGTGAAGCCGTTCCCTGCCTACAAGCCGCTGCGTCCACCGCCGGAGACGGCGCTGCTTCTCGGGATCGCGCGGCAGGAGACGGAGTTCGAACCGCAGACCATTTCAGGCGCCGGTGCAAAAGGCATGCTTCAGGTGATGACCATCACGGCGAACCACGTTTGCCGCGACTACAAGATCAAATGCCAAATTGCGAAGCTCACGACGGACACGCCCTATAACGTCATGATCGCATCGGCGTATATCGCCGACCGCATGCAAGACTTTAAGGGCTCCTATGTTCTCGGGCTCGCGGGCTATAACGCGGGGCCTGGCCGCGCGCGCCAATGGATTCGTGAGAACGGCGATCCGCGCGATCCGAATGTCGATACAGTCGACTGGATCGAACGCATTCCGTTCAAAGAAACCCGTGAGTACGTGACGAAAGTTCTTGCGAACATACAGATTTATCGGTCCAGACTTGGCGACACCAAGAATGCTCTGCGCATGCAGCAGGATCTCATTCGAATTCACGACGGGCAATCGACGGGAAGTGCCAACACACGCGCCCGCCCCTCGGGCAACGAAGGCTGA
- a CDS encoding alpha/beta fold hydrolase, whose translation MTTETATGYDEIYFHGRDGLRLYGRHYRAAIPAGARPIVCLAGLTRNSRDFHTIALALSQNSSPARDVFTLDTRGRGLSEHDRDWKNYAVPIEMQDAIDYMTMLGLREAGIIGTSRGGLITMVLAAVQPSLVGPVVLNDIGPLIEMDGLARIAGYVGRIPVPKNWPDAARIVRDLTQRDFPNLTDEDTDAVARQLFNEKNGKPTSGYDSKLTKCLSVLDGPIPALWPQFEALKRVPLLVLRGGNSDLLSEATVEEMRRRHPQMSSVTVPGEGHAPLLRDAPTIGAIASFFANTDEVHDGVHHGAMTRSDFNYVSRLVSTSPRSTRRENSV comes from the coding sequence ATGACCACCGAGACCGCGACAGGTTACGATGAAATCTATTTTCATGGACGTGACGGATTGCGGCTCTACGGCCGGCATTATCGCGCGGCGATACCGGCCGGTGCCCGCCCGATCGTTTGCTTGGCCGGACTGACACGCAACAGCCGCGACTTCCACACGATCGCGCTGGCGCTGAGCCAGAACAGCAGTCCTGCGCGCGACGTCTTCACGCTCGATACGCGCGGACGCGGCCTTTCCGAGCACGATCGTGATTGGAAGAACTACGCCGTTCCGATCGAGATGCAGGATGCCATCGACTACATGACGATGCTCGGACTGCGCGAAGCGGGCATCATCGGAACGTCTCGCGGTGGACTGATCACGATGGTGCTCGCGGCCGTTCAACCGTCTTTGGTCGGACCTGTTGTCTTGAACGATATTGGTCCGCTTATCGAGATGGACGGGCTTGCGCGAATTGCCGGTTACGTCGGCCGGATTCCTGTGCCGAAAAATTGGCCAGACGCCGCGCGCATCGTTCGGGATCTCACCCAGCGCGATTTTCCTAATCTGACAGACGAAGATACGGACGCCGTTGCACGGCAACTCTTCAACGAGAAGAACGGCAAGCCGACGAGCGGATACGATAGCAAGCTCACGAAATGTCTCTCGGTACTCGACGGTCCTATTCCTGCTCTCTGGCCGCAGTTCGAGGCACTGAAGCGCGTTCCGCTTCTCGTTCTTAGAGGTGGCAATTCCGATCTGTTGTCAGAAGCGACCGTCGAAGAGATGCGGCGGCGGCATCCGCAGATGAGTTCGGTGACGGTTCCGGGTGAAGGACACGCGCCGCTTTTGCGCGACGCGCCAACGATCGGAGCGATCGCCTCGTTCTTCGCGAATACGGACGAAGTTCATGACGGTGTGCATCACGGGGCGATGACGCGCAGCGACTTCAACTACGTTTCGCGGCTGGTATCGACTTCGCCGCGATCCACGCGCCGCGAAAATTCCGTATGA
- a CDS encoding OmpA family protein produces MRCNPSYWLLGLIPIAILSWVAVEVQRDDIESDLARRTSEALNRAGLGWAAPNVSGRDVILTGRSPEDRGPGLALAYAKNIWGVRVARNRAELIEHVDNYRWSATSDGPGRLRLGGYVPSEAARQTLLDAARNEFPKAAVADEMRLARGSIDRDTWLAGAKFTLKNLAALKRGEAELSALDLSMRGEAPTSAVYREVRTALESRRPRGVNLASAKISAPIAKPFVWAARKGGDGVTLSGFAPTDGDKAKIASRAKTLFGKMTISDRSDVADGSPKDWAKAVAVTLDQLAQLKSGEASFSDRNLTFTGEAADEQVATAVRRSLKLDVPQNFKIVDRIHYPRSDLALPSGGYVMGIVNTGTNVDVIGMVPSEAARAALVDAVRARFPNRTVNDKTQVAAGAPEGWQQCVVAGLASLPRLKNGKSILSDRKLDVSGETDDYAAAQTVPGDVKAAAGQTCETTANISFTGTMKTDLSWKAIRESNSMITLEGEAPDDPSRLRLIENAQRIYPGESIADNMKVVGASAEPWLSASRVALEQLSKLRNGDVSIEGKNLAIHGAAETDRVANDVRSVLSTDLPPGFKVTDAITVMSVEEKAADSCQTLMRQTSSKGVINFDRAKADLTQDSTQTLKDLAEIANECPAFSIQIEGHTDAEGTDERNQRLSDRRARAVADFLGAHGVDARRLTTIGYGATRPIADNATEAGRAKNRRIEFNVKVN; encoded by the coding sequence ATGCGTTGCAATCCCTCATATTGGCTTTTGGGACTGATCCCGATCGCGATTCTGAGTTGGGTTGCCGTTGAGGTGCAGCGCGACGACATCGAAAGCGATCTCGCCCGGCGCACATCCGAAGCATTGAACAGGGCAGGGCTCGGTTGGGCCGCTCCGAATGTCTCAGGCCGCGACGTTATTTTGACGGGACGCTCGCCGGAAGACCGCGGACCCGGCCTCGCACTCGCCTATGCAAAGAACATCTGGGGCGTTCGCGTCGCGCGTAACCGCGCGGAACTCATCGAGCATGTCGATAACTACCGCTGGTCGGCAACGTCCGACGGACCCGGTCGGCTGCGTCTCGGCGGCTACGTTCCGTCCGAAGCTGCGCGCCAGACATTGCTCGATGCCGCACGAAATGAATTTCCGAAGGCGGCAGTCGCCGATGAAATGCGCCTCGCGCGCGGCTCGATCGATCGCGACACCTGGCTGGCTGGGGCGAAATTCACACTCAAGAATCTAGCGGCCCTGAAGCGGGGCGAAGCCGAGCTTTCGGCGCTCGATCTGTCGATGCGCGGAGAAGCGCCAACCTCGGCGGTATATCGCGAAGTTCGAACCGCGCTTGAGAGTCGTCGTCCTCGCGGCGTCAATCTGGCATCCGCAAAAATTTCCGCTCCGATCGCAAAGCCGTTCGTGTGGGCAGCCCGAAAGGGCGGTGACGGCGTAACCCTTTCTGGCTTTGCACCGACCGATGGCGATAAGGCAAAAATCGCGTCGCGCGCCAAGACGCTCTTCGGCAAGATGACGATTTCCGATCGCTCCGACGTAGCGGACGGCTCGCCTAAGGATTGGGCAAAGGCCGTCGCCGTCACGCTCGACCAGTTGGCGCAATTGAAATCGGGTGAGGCGTCATTCAGCGATAGAAACCTGACGTTCACCGGCGAAGCTGCGGACGAGCAGGTGGCAACGGCTGTCCGCCGTTCGCTAAAGCTCGACGTGCCGCAGAACTTCAAGATCGTCGACCGCATCCATTATCCGCGCTCCGATCTGGCTCTGCCGAGCGGCGGCTATGTGATGGGCATCGTCAACACCGGAACGAACGTCGATGTGATCGGCATGGTCCCGAGCGAAGCCGCACGCGCCGCTCTCGTAGACGCCGTGCGCGCGCGGTTCCCCAACCGCACCGTGAACGACAAAACGCAGGTCGCAGCCGGTGCGCCGGAAGGCTGGCAACAATGCGTCGTTGCCGGGCTCGCGTCATTGCCGCGTCTCAAGAACGGAAAGTCGATCCTGTCGGATCGCAAGCTCGACGTTTCGGGCGAAACGGATGACTACGCGGCGGCACAAACCGTACCGGGCGACGTTAAGGCGGCCGCCGGGCAGACGTGCGAGACGACGGCGAACATATCTTTCACCGGCACAATGAAAACGGATCTGTCATGGAAGGCGATCCGTGAATCCAACAGCATGATCACTCTGGAGGGTGAAGCTCCCGACGACCCGTCTCGCCTCCGCCTGATCGAGAATGCTCAAAGGATTTATCCAGGCGAAAGTATTGCAGACAACATGAAGGTCGTCGGTGCGTCGGCCGAACCTTGGTTGTCGGCATCGCGCGTCGCGCTCGAGCAACTCTCCAAGCTGAGAAATGGAGACGTCTCCATCGAGGGTAAGAACTTGGCGATCCACGGCGCAGCCGAAACGGATCGTGTCGCCAACGATGTCCGCAGCGTCCTTTCGACGGACTTGCCTCCCGGCTTCAAGGTGACGGATGCCATCACGGTCATGTCGGTTGAGGAAAAGGCGGCCGATAGCTGCCAGACGCTGATGCGCCAAACGTCGTCGAAGGGCGTCATCAATTTCGATCGTGCCAAGGCGGACCTGACGCAGGATAGCACCCAGACTCTGAAAGACCTGGCCGAGATCGCGAATGAATGCCCCGCGTTTAGCATCCAGATCGAAGGCCACACAGACGCCGAAGGCACTGACGAGCGCAACCAACGTCTATCTGACCGCCGAGCGCGCGCTGTTGCAGATTTTCTTGGCGCGCACGGTGTCGACGCGCGCAGGCTGACGACGATCGGCTACGGCGCGACGCGTCCGATTGCCGATAACGCGACGGAAGCAGGGCGCGCCAAGAACCGCCGCATCGAATTCAACGTCAAGGTCAATTGA
- a CDS encoding precorrin-2 dehydrogenase/sirohydrochlorin ferrochelatase family protein, translating to MSAVPEDRNLKTLATTSAARMAPLATLPVFFKLAGKHVVVAGGTDAALWKSELLAAAGANVEVFADQYVSGFTELNASAVNGRVTLERRSWQPSDLRGAALAIGAMTEDRDADEFANACRAASIPVNVIDRPAFCDFQFGAIVNRSPLVVAISTDGGAPVFGQAIRSIIESLLPDGFRRWAEAAKEWRRDPVLEAEPAARKRTFWTCFADLAMRDAARAPTSADRVALLEAASDPATIEAAAVPVVEVGSSAETLTLAAVRALRAADVILFEDGVPPAALDFARRESERHCLAGPGKTPSNGSIERLVAANAGRRIVCLVCASPRDMAGLRDGHPVASAIAAAGKSVIVL from the coding sequence ATGAGCGCTGTGCCTGAAGATCGAAACCTCAAAACACTTGCCACGACATCCGCGGCAAGGATGGCTCCTCTCGCGACGTTACCCGTGTTCTTCAAGCTCGCCGGGAAACACGTTGTCGTTGCTGGCGGCACGGACGCCGCGCTTTGGAAATCCGAGCTGCTGGCCGCCGCCGGTGCGAACGTCGAGGTCTTTGCGGACCAGTATGTAAGTGGATTTACAGAACTCAACGCATCAGCCGTCAACGGGCGCGTCACGCTGGAGAGACGAAGTTGGCAGCCTTCTGACTTACGTGGTGCCGCGCTGGCGATCGGCGCCATGACAGAAGATCGAGACGCGGACGAGTTCGCCAACGCCTGCCGCGCGGCAAGCATTCCGGTCAATGTCATCGACCGTCCAGCGTTTTGCGATTTTCAATTCGGCGCAATCGTCAACCGCTCACCGCTGGTCGTCGCAATCTCGACAGATGGCGGCGCGCCCGTTTTCGGCCAAGCGATCCGCTCGATCATCGAAAGCCTGCTGCCCGACGGGTTCCGGCGCTGGGCGGAAGCAGCAAAAGAGTGGCGCCGCGACCCGGTCCTTGAGGCGGAGCCCGCCGCGCGGAAGCGAACCTTCTGGACCTGCTTCGCCGATCTCGCGATGCGCGACGCCGCGCGTGCCCCGACGTCCGCTGACCGCGTTGCGCTGCTTGAAGCCGCGTCAGATCCGGCAACCATCGAAGCAGCCGCCGTTCCTGTGGTTGAGGTTGGTTCCAGCGCCGAGACATTGACTCTTGCGGCCGTCCGGGCGCTTCGAGCCGCCGATGTCATCCTGTTCGAAGATGGCGTTCCACCTGCCGCCCTCGATTTCGCACGCCGTGAATCTGAGCGTCACTGCCTTGCAGGCCCAGGCAAGACCCCATCAAACGGGTCAATAGAGAGACTGGTCGCCGCCAACGCCGGACGCCGGATCGTCTGCCTTGTGTGCGCGTCCCCGCGTGACATGGCGGGTCTGAGAGATGGTCACCCGGTCGCCTCCGCGATCGCTGCGGCGGGAAAATCCGTCATTGTTCTCTAA
- a CDS encoding helix-turn-helix domain-containing protein — protein MQTVDFVVFPGVSVMELGVTAVFELANCLTGNEYYRMRFVSEAGGLVKTSAGVAIETETFIEDAVDTVIIGGGDVSIPPSAGMVTYIRRAADRSRRIASICTGAFVLAEAGLLDGRRASTHWYYARELQLRFPNVKVDADRIFSNDGAIWTSAGMTAGIDLALALIEDDLGAEVARIIARKLVVYHRRAGGQSQYSALLELEPKSDRIQLALDYAKRNLNTDLTVAALANAAHLSPRQFSRAFRTETGQSPAKAIEKLRVETARLMMEQSHHSIDVVARQTGFGDGDRMRRAFLRVFGQPPRVIRRNARAEVAGAQMPETHA, from the coding sequence GTGCAAACAGTCGACTTTGTTGTTTTCCCCGGCGTCTCCGTCATGGAGCTCGGCGTTACCGCGGTTTTCGAGCTCGCGAACTGCCTGACGGGCAATGAATATTATCGAATGCGCTTCGTTTCTGAGGCGGGTGGTCTCGTCAAAACGTCGGCCGGAGTGGCAATCGAAACCGAGACATTCATCGAAGATGCCGTCGACACGGTCATAATCGGAGGTGGCGACGTTTCAATTCCGCCAAGCGCGGGCATGGTCACTTATATTCGTCGCGCCGCCGATCGCAGCAGGCGGATCGCGTCGATCTGCACGGGCGCTTTCGTTCTCGCGGAGGCAGGTCTACTCGATGGCCGCCGCGCGTCCACCCATTGGTATTACGCGCGCGAACTGCAGTTGCGTTTTCCAAACGTGAAAGTGGATGCCGATCGCATCTTCTCGAATGACGGAGCGATCTGGACCTCTGCGGGAATGACGGCGGGCATAGACCTCGCATTGGCACTCATCGAAGATGATCTCGGCGCTGAGGTCGCGCGTATCATCGCGCGCAAGCTCGTCGTCTACCATCGGCGCGCGGGTGGCCAATCGCAATACTCGGCACTTCTCGAACTCGAACCGAAATCGGATCGCATCCAGTTGGCGCTGGACTACGCGAAGCGCAATCTCAACACTGATCTTACAGTCGCGGCTCTGGCGAACGCCGCGCATTTGAGCCCGCGCCAATTCAGTCGTGCATTCCGCACCGAAACGGGTCAGTCACCCGCAAAGGCGATTGAAAAACTCCGCGTTGAGACGGCTCGATTGATGATGGAACAAAGCCATCACTCGATTGACGTCGTTGCGCGGCAAACCGGATTTGGCGACGGCGACCGGATGCGCCGGGCATTTTTGCGTGTATTTGGCCAGCCGCCGCGGGTCATCCGCCGCAACGCCCGCGCCGAGGTGGCAGGCGCTCAGATGCCAGAGACGCACGCATGA
- a CDS encoding SMP-30/gluconolactonase/LRE family protein, whose amino-acid sequence MTIQMRLAQAAALTLAGVISIASPVSANDMNAIAVAGDRAYPESIAAASDGTLYVSSLASGGIFRIKPGASTSEEWIKPGAFDTRSTFGVLVNDKTGELLVCSNDASGIGVPGPSEVKGSHLKAFDLASGEGKWSVKLPKDGSICNDAAIANDGSIYVTNTSSPQILKLKPGAKEFEVWLESEEFNQPKEGAGLDGIAIGTDGNLYLNTYTNAELYRVEVKDGSPGKITKLKPSRALQFADGLRPVDGENTFIMAEGSGSIDRVTIKGDTAEIETIKDGFSGPTSVALVNGAYYVTEGQLPHLFDPKAGPPKLPFQVTKVPAKN is encoded by the coding sequence ATGACAATTCAAATGCGTCTTGCCCAAGCCGCTGCGCTGACACTTGCCGGTGTGATCTCGATTGCCTCGCCGGTATCAGCGAACGACATGAACGCCATCGCCGTTGCCGGTGATCGCGCTTATCCCGAGAGCATCGCGGCTGCGTCGGACGGCACGTTGTACGTGAGCAGCCTTGCGTCCGGCGGCATCTTCCGCATCAAGCCAGGCGCTTCGACGTCAGAAGAATGGATCAAACCGGGCGCATTCGACACGCGCTCCACGTTTGGCGTGCTCGTCAACGACAAGACCGGCGAACTTCTGGTTTGCTCAAACGACGCTTCGGGGATCGGCGTACCGGGACCGAGTGAGGTCAAGGGAAGTCATTTGAAGGCTTTCGATCTTGCAAGTGGCGAAGGCAAATGGAGCGTGAAGCTGCCGAAGGACGGCAGCATCTGCAATGACGCGGCGATTGCGAACGATGGTTCGATCTACGTCACCAACACGTCGTCACCGCAGATCCTCAAGCTGAAGCCGGGCGCAAAAGAGTTTGAAGTCTGGCTCGAGAGCGAAGAGTTCAATCAGCCGAAGGAAGGCGCAGGGCTTGATGGAATTGCCATCGGCACCGACGGCAATCTCTATCTCAACACATACACAAATGCTGAGCTTTATCGTGTCGAAGTGAAGGACGGCAGCCCCGGTAAGATCACGAAGCTGAAGCCATCGCGTGCGCTTCAGTTTGCTGACGGTTTGCGGCCTGTCGACGGCGAGAACACATTTATCATGGCCGAAGGCAGCGGCTCGATCGACCGTGTCACGATCAAAGGCGACACGGCTGAAATCGAGACGATCAAGGATGGATTTTCCGGCCCGACGTCCGTCGCACTTGTGAATGGTGCCTACTATGTGACGGAAGGCCAGCTGCCGCACCTGTTCGACCCCAAGGCCGGTCCTCCGAAGCTGCCGTTCCAGGTCACGAAAGTTCCAGCGAAGAACTAA
- a CDS encoding PQQ-dependent sugar dehydrogenase, producing MTIHFSRPARFALAAGALLSISSAGTTPASSQEKTCPEGAAAGITLPKGFCATIVADKVGHARQLAVAPDGTLYVNTWSGVYYGNDTPPDGGFLVALKDTKGSGHADSVKRFGPSFAEGAHGGTGIALHDGWLYAEINDRIVRYKLKDGETAPTGKPETILSGMPITGDHPMHPFTIDGSGNLFVSMGSATNACEVKNRMPRSPGKDPCVELETRAGIWRYDANKQDQVFSPKERFASGIRNPEGLDFDASGRLYTTQHGRDQLHENWPELYTAKQGFELPSEEVMIVKEGASYGWPKCYFDPDQKKLVLAPEFGGDGGKKVGECDKAEPPTAVFPAHWAPNDLKIYKGAQFPKAYAGGAFIAFHGSWNRAPDPQAGYNVVFQPLADGKTSGGYVVFADGFAGKFKDPGRAAHRPSGLAIGPDGSLYISDDKAGRIWRVTFNGDPSVGIEAAATPAVEASASPDALPPEGVHPDAGKMAALPVPEGATAEDVALGQKIFHGEVAGATCAGCHGANGIGTPVGADLTKGTWLWSDGSVAGLQKTIEDGVTEPKEHPGAMPPMGGVALSDKEVAAVTSYVWAIGHQKAK from the coding sequence ATGACTATCCATTTTTCACGGCCAGCGCGTTTTGCGCTGGCTGCCGGCGCCCTGTTGTCAATTTCCAGCGCCGGCACAACACCTGCTTCCAGCCAGGAAAAAACTTGCCCTGAGGGGGCCGCTGCCGGGATCACACTGCCGAAGGGTTTCTGCGCAACGATCGTTGCCGATAAAGTGGGTCACGCGCGTCAGCTCGCCGTCGCGCCCGATGGCACGCTCTACGTGAACACGTGGAGCGGCGTCTATTACGGCAACGATACACCGCCGGACGGCGGTTTCCTCGTCGCGTTGAAAGACACCAAAGGATCGGGACACGCGGACAGCGTCAAACGTTTCGGCCCGTCGTTCGCGGAAGGCGCGCACGGCGGCACCGGCATCGCTCTTCACGATGGCTGGCTCTATGCCGAAATCAACGATCGGATCGTTCGCTACAAGCTGAAGGACGGCGAGACCGCGCCGACCGGCAAGCCTGAGACGATTTTGAGCGGAATGCCCATCACGGGCGACCATCCGATGCATCCGTTCACTATCGATGGCAGCGGAAACCTTTTCGTCTCGATGGGTTCGGCAACGAATGCGTGCGAGGTGAAGAACCGCATGCCACGCTCGCCCGGCAAAGATCCCTGCGTTGAGCTCGAAACGCGTGCAGGCATCTGGCGATATGACGCCAACAAGCAGGACCAGGTCTTTTCACCTAAGGAGCGTTTCGCGTCCGGCATCCGCAATCCGGAAGGTCTCGATTTCGATGCGTCGGGCCGCCTTTACACAACACAGCACGGCCGCGATCAGCTTCATGAAAACTGGCCGGAGCTTTACACTGCCAAGCAAGGTTTTGAGCTTCCCTCTGAAGAGGTGATGATCGTCAAGGAGGGCGCGTCGTACGGTTGGCCGAAGTGCTACTTCGATCCCGATCAGAAGAAACTGGTGTTGGCGCCTGAGTTCGGTGGAGACGGCGGCAAGAAGGTCGGCGAATGCGACAAGGCTGAGCCGCCGACTGCGGTATTCCCTGCGCACTGGGCACCGAACGATCTTAAAATCTACAAGGGTGCGCAATTTCCGAAGGCCTATGCGGGCGGTGCATTCATTGCCTTCCACGGATCATGGAACCGCGCGCCCGATCCGCAGGCTGGCTATAACGTCGTGTTTCAGCCGCTGGCAGATGGCAAGACGTCTGGCGGCTACGTTGTGTTCGCAGATGGGTTCGCTGGAAAGTTCAAGGATCCGGGTCGCGCAGCGCATCGTCCTTCGGGTTTGGCAATCGGACCCGATGGCTCGCTCTACATCAGCGACGACAAGGCCGGACGGATTTGGCGTGTGACGTTCAATGGTGATCCTTCGGTCGGCATTGAAGCTGCCGCAACGCCCGCCGTCGAAGCTTCTGCCTCACCAGACGCTCTGCCGCCGGAAGGCGTTCATCCGGATGCGGGCAAGATGGCTGCGCTTCCCGTGCCGGAAGGCGCGACTGCCGAAGACGTCGCGCTTGGTCAGAAAATATTCCACGGCGAAGTCGCAGGTGCGACCTGCGCCGGTTGCCATGGTGCAAACGGGATCGGTACGCCGGTCGGTGCCGATCTGACGAAAGGGACTTGGCTTTGGAGTGATGGCAGCGTCGCCGGTTTACAAAAGACCATCGAAGATGGCGTTACCGAACCGAAGGAACACCCTGGTGCTATGCCGCCCATGGGCGGCGTGGCGCTCTCCGATAAGGAAGTGGCCGCGGTGACGAGCTATGTTTGGGCCATTGGTCACCAAAAGGCGAAGTAA
- a CDS encoding DUF6496 domain-containing protein — MPRKYSKAASKKVGRAMHERKKGTLRSSSGRKVTSKKQALAIGLSEARRAGKKVPKKKTGA; from the coding sequence ATGCCCCGGAAATATTCCAAAGCCGCTTCCAAAAAAGTTGGACGCGCCATGCATGAACGAAAGAAGGGAACGTTGCGATCGAGCAGCGGACGCAAAGTCACGAGTAAAAAGCAGGCCCTTGCGATCGGGCTTTCGGAAGCACGCCGCGCCGGCAAAAAGGTGCCGAAGAAGAAGACGGGAGCGTGA
- a CDS encoding CsbD family protein has translation MNWDRIEGNWKQFSGKVKEKWGELTDDELTKINGNREQLEGVLQQRYGYAKDKAKDEVDRWSNGL, from the coding sequence ATGAATTGGGATCGCATCGAAGGTAACTGGAAACAGTTCTCCGGTAAGGTCAAAGAGAAGTGGGGTGAACTCACCGACGACGAACTGACGAAGATCAATGGTAACCGTGAGCAGCTCGAAGGTGTTCTTCAGCAGCGTTATGGCTATGCTAAGGATAAGGCTAAGGACGAAGTCGATCGCTGGTCGAACGGCCTCTAA